The window TCCTGCGGACAGATATGGAGAATTTCCTCCTCCATAAGTTCCTGATTGTTGTTGGTATTGAAATGTGATGGAGCTGTCAACAGTGGAAAGAATCAACTGAAAGGTATTGCTTCCCTGATAGGACGGAGCATTTTGATCCCAGAAGGGAACATTCAGCCAGGAAACTACAAGGGAATCCTGGTTCGGACTGATCCAGTAATAACATTGTCCCGGATTTCCACTACCGTCAAAATTCAAATCCGCTGCCATGGCGGCGATATAATCCTGAGGAAGACTTGTGTTGGGGATAATTGGAAGCGGCACACTCAACTGGCAACTTTGAAAAGCGATATAGCCGTTAGATCCAATCCAAAATTGATTCACATCATACCAATAATAATGAAAATTGAAATTCAACTGGAAAGGTCCCTGGGTGTTATCATCTGACAAACGTTCCACAAGCAATCTTCCGGGTTTGGTGAGGATGTCCACCCAATTGTATGTTGGACCCTGAGGATCCAGATTATCACGCCAGATGTAACCATAAGCATCAGGTCCTCCGGAACCTGCAATACTCCGGAGAGTAAGGGTGAAAAATACGAGTGTTAAGTAGAGTATTTTCTTCATGGTGTGGGAGATTGGTATGATGAATTTAATCTTATTTTGCTTTTGACCGACCGGAACAATTTGAATTTATTGTAATTTTCGTTCTTTGGAATTGAAATTTCAAGGAATTTAACATCTGTCCGGCTGGGTGATTGCAATATCAAACCAAATTAATTTATTTTTACATGAATTCAAAATCTATTCTTCAGTATGAAAGAGATTACAGTAGAGGAACTCAAAGAAAAAATCGACAGAAATGAGAATTTTCAGCTCATTGATGTAAGGGAGTCCTATGAATATGAAATCTGCAATTTGAATGGTGAACTGATCCCCATGTCAACCGTTTTGGATAATATGGACAAGATTGCAAAAGACAAACCGGTAATCATTCATTGCAAATCCGGTGGAAGAAGCGGTGTGATTGTGATGGAACTGGAACGCCGGTTTGGCATGACAAATCTGTATAATCTGAAAGGCGGCATCCTCGCCTATTCCCGCAATATTGATCCGAGTATACCTATCTATTGAAACTATTATTAAAAATAAAATGCGTGATACCGTGATTTTTTTCCCTTGCTGAATTCTATTGCAGGTGAAGGTAAATGAACAATGTTGATGAATTTAAAAATTGATCCAAGCAAAACCGATTTTGTTTTCACTCTTGCAAGATCAATATCCAGACTGATATAATATTGCCTGTATCGTTCAAATTCCGGTATAATTTTTCCATCCACTTCTGTCGGGTTTTCCTTTCCTCCGGTCATTCCTTCCGCTCCGAAACCTGCTCCGATACTTAACCAGTTTGGCAACCACTTTGTGTTTTTGAAAAACGAGCGTGGATTGATACTGATCCAATAACTCAATCCATTGTAGTCTTTCAGAATATTCTCCGGCAAATTACTTCCCAGCAGATTGGGTCTGTATTTTGAATATTTACTTTGATGAAATGAATACTTCAGTACAATTCGTTGCTCTCCCCATGTGAGTTGCTGAGCAGTGAAAAGTCCGATTCCTGCAGTATTGCAAAGTACATCTCCGGTAGAAAATCCCCATTCTTCTGAAAAACCATCAAAGACTTCTACGGTAGTCTGGTACAAAAATGAAATTCCGCCAGCCAGCAAAGTAGATTTCTTATTGTTGTAACCAGTCCAGCGATAACATTTCATGAGAGGTTTAGCGATAGAATATGCATCCCATGCATGCCCGAATTTATCCATTTGCTCCCATTCCGCATTGTCATTAAAAAAGTGAAAAGAAGATTGAGGATAATTTTGATACCACTGTGTATACAACCAATACATACTCACAGGATACAAACCGACAACGGTATAATTTAAAATTCTGGTTCTTTTACGATCAGGTGATTTTGCATTTTCTAACGACCAAACTGATGGAGAAGTGGAATCTGTGGGATGAATTATTTCCGATTCTGAATTATCTTCAAAAGAACCAGAACAAACTTCCGCGCAGCTAATTTTAGATTGATAAAAAAGAAGTGTGAGTAAAGTAAAAAACCGGAGGTTCATAGATTAACAGTAGCCTGAAACGATTACCTGATCAAAACAACTTTACCGGTTCTACCCTTCTCTTCACCATTACGAACGCTGTAGCTTACACGATAAAGGTAAATCCCCTCTTCCTGTCTCTTTCCCTGGTATGTTCCATCCCAACCACGCGATTGATCTACACTTTCAAAAATTAACTGTCCCCAGCGGTTGTAAATTTTCAGGTTGTAATTTTTAATCGCGCTGCCAAAGGGCAGAAATGTTTCGTTCAGGTTGTCTCCGTTGGGAGTGAAGGCATTCGGAAAAATAATATCGTTCAAACAATCTTCTGAAACAGATACTGTATCCGTACCGGAACATCCAGCAGTATTTGTAATTTTTACGGTATAAACTCCTGCCTGCTCAACTATATAATTCTGATCAGTGGAAAGATCCTGCCATTCATAGGTATTAAAGTTTCCGGGGTGAAGCAAAAATGCTGAGCCTGGACACAATGTTGTATCCGGACCTAAATCAGGAATTGGAAAAGCGTCAGGTCCGATGGGAACAATTACATCCGCACTGAGGTCACAGGAATTAGATGCCGTAATATTCACTGCATATTGTCCGGCACTCAGTCCGGTTGCAGTTGAACCGTTCTGAACAGGATCTGTATTCCACGCATACGAATTGATCGCCGTACTTCCACTCACCTGGACACTTGCTGTTCCATCCTTTGAATTTACACAGGTCTCGGGAGTTGAAGAGGTTTCAGCACTGAGAATGTAAAGATCTGCTGATACAGTATAATCCGGTATGCAATCGTTTCCTGAAGTGAGCGTGATCGTATATTTTCCAGGCGAGGAGAAAGTATGCTGAGGTACCTGAAGATCACTTGTATTTGTCGCTGAGGAAGGATCACCAAAATCCCAGCTCCAGTTGGAATGACAGGATGATGTATCTTTAAATTCAACAGTGTTGGAGGAAACACAATTCCATGAGAACGTGAAAGGAAAATTTGAAGCTTCTTCTATTTTGAAAAGATCAAATGCGAATCCATCGTAATCATTGCAGGTGGTTCCGGATCCAAAAGTAAAGCGAAACATCACCTGTGTTTGTCCTGCAAGAAATGAAAGACAATGTTTAGCAACAAGCCATCCACCACTGCCATGACCACCTCTGCAAGAACCCGAAGTTGCTTGAACCGTTCCTGCCCAACCTTGTGTTCCATTCGTGATGCTCGAAAGATTGGTAACATTATTTACGTTGTACCAGTTTTGATCAACACAATTATCAGGTTCGGAATAAGAACCAAGTGTTCTCCATGTTGTCCCGTCCGTTGAATATTGAAGATTGGCACCGTCGTACAAATATTCAGTATCCCAAAAGATAGAAACGGAAACCATAGGTTTTGACAATCCGCTGAAATCAAAGCAAGGACTCATCACCCAGGAACGTTCTCCATAATTGTAGAATGAAGTATTTAAACCACCGGAAATCCAACAGTTGGTTCCTGAAGCAGCGGCATTAATCGTAGTCTTTGAAGGAGTCCCAAGCGCCCAGTCGGAATTACTTCCTCCGGAGGTCCATCCTGCCGGCCCACTTTCAAAATCCTCACTAAATGGAAAAGTTGTGATGGGACTCACACATTGACCAATGGAATAACCGGGCAAGAGGAACAGACCAATTGCACCAAATAAGCTAAAAAAGCTGATTATTTTCCTGATTTTGATCAAAATAGCTCCTGTGATGGATATACAAAAAAACAAAAAAAAGGGACGCGAAGCTATGGATATCTTGTTGGGAGATGTTAAACAGGGATTGGCTAATATTACCTTGTTTATTGTACTTAATACCTGGTACCAGGTACAAGGTACGAGGTATTTATTGAAGAAGATTATAGGCCGGGGACAACTTTATCCTTCGGATATTTCACTGAAAATTTCAGAAATCGTTTTTCGATTGCGGAAGGTTGAACATTCATCTTCCAGGAAATTTTTCCGCTTTCTTTGTCAACATTTCCTGAAGATGATTCAATCAGGTTGATTTTGATATCATCGTTTTTAGAAACAGGAACCTGATCTTCCAATGTTATATCAATAGCTTCTTTCTTTCCATTTCTGACAGTAATTTCATAGTTCAATTCCTTAACAACTTTATCGCCCACAAACTTTGAAGTACTTAAATCCTTTTGCTTTTCACGCATGATCACAATTTTCTTATCTCTTCCCAGGGATAGATCAAGTGTGTCTTTCGTGCTTCGTGGATTAATGGATGATTCCCCCACAAAACTTCCTTCAAAATATACATTTGATTTTCCGGGAAGAAGATTCAGGTTTTCCCAACCGGTAATTTTTGCAATCAGAAATGCATCCTTGTCAATTTTCGGAGCCGCGAAATAACTAAAGCTTGCAGGTAATTCATAAGTCCGGATGTCTACTGAATACTGTTTGCTATCTGAGGGAATATTGTAAGGTATTTGAATTTCAAAATCTGTGCTTAATTGATTCTGGTCTATAATTACACGATCAAATGAATCATCAGAAGGTATTCCCACATTTTTTCGTACTTCAATTCCATCCACATAAACAGGAGCCTGTTGTAGCTGGTTGCTGAGATTTATTTCCCTTAACTGGTTATAGTTCTGGTAAAAATCAAGATACCATGGTGACAGAACCGGTTTATTTCCTCCAAGCGAAGGATTACCTGTTGAAAGTGTCAGTTTTACATCTTTCCAGTTTTCGCCGGTATTTTGAGTGATATCCGCCTTATATGCCAGCTGTACCGGATTTTTAATATCGGTTGCACGTATATCATACTTTGGTGTCCAGGAGGCACCGTTAACATAATAACTTAGGGTGAAGTTAATTGTCATCCTGCTTTTCGCAGAAACAGTGATCAGAATATTGCTGGTCGGCACATTCTCTTTCGATTTTAATTCTTCAAGTTGTTTAGTCAGCTTTGTTACTTTCTCTGCTAAACGTTTGGCTTCGGTGTGTATGTCAATCAATTTGATGGTGAGTTCAATCATTCGTTCCCGAAAAAGATCGGCCACTTCTTTCAGATTATCCGGATCAACGCCTGTATTTGCGCCGCCAACAGATTTA of the Bacteroidota bacterium genome contains:
- a CDS encoding rhodanese-like domain-containing protein; the protein is MKEITVEELKEKIDRNENFQLIDVRESYEYEICNLNGELIPMSTVLDNMDKIAKDKPVIIHCKSGGRSGVIVMELERRFGMTNLYNLKGGILAYSRNIDPSIPIY
- a CDS encoding DUF2279 domain-containing protein; this encodes MNLRFFTLLTLLFYQSKISCAEVCSGSFEDNSESEIIHPTDSTSPSVWSLENAKSPDRKRTRILNYTVVGLYPVSMYWLYTQWYQNYPQSSFHFFNDNAEWEQMDKFGHAWDAYSIAKPLMKCYRWTGYNNKKSTLLAGGISFLYQTTVEVFDGFSEEWGFSTGDVLCNTAGIGLFTAQQLTWGEQRIVLKYSFHQSKYSKYRPNLLGSNLPENILKDYNGLSYWISINPRSFFKNTKWLPNWLSIGAGFGAEGMTGGKENPTEVDGKIIPEFERYRQYYISLDIDLARVKTKSVLLGSIFKFINIVHLPSPAIEFSKGKKSRYHAFYF
- a CDS encoding gliding motility-associated C-terminal domain-containing protein, producing the protein MIKIRKIISFFSLFGAIGLFLLPGYSIGQCVSPITTFPFSEDFESGPAGWTSGGSNSDWALGTPSKTTINAAASGTNCWISGGLNTSFYNYGERSWVMSPCFDFSGLSKPMVSVSIFWDTEYLYDGANLQYSTDGTTWRTLGSYSEPDNCVDQNWYNVNNVTNLSSITNGTQGWAGTVQATSGSCRGGHGSGGWLVAKHCLSFLAGQTQVMFRFTFGSGTTCNDYDGFAFDLFKIEEASNFPFTFSWNCVSSNTVEFKDTSSCHSNWSWDFGDPSSATNTSDLQVPQHTFSSPGKYTITLTSGNDCIPDYTVSADLYILSAETSSTPETCVNSKDGTASVQVSGSTAINSYAWNTDPVQNGSTATGLSAGQYAVNITASNSCDLSADVIVPIGPDAFPIPDLGPDTTLCPGSAFLLHPGNFNTYEWQDLSTDQNYIVEQAGVYTVKITNTAGCSGTDTVSVSEDCLNDIIFPNAFTPNGDNLNETFLPFGSAIKNYNLKIYNRWGQLIFESVDQSRGWDGTYQGKRQEEGIYLYRVSYSVRNGEEKGRTGKVVLIR
- a CDS encoding DUF4139 domain-containing protein, producing MKKAFVLFFCLLTIFASAQNPKVVNSSEIKTVRVYQSGAQISRTIQANVEAGITQLMVPELSSQINKNSITVSEIGNFSLLSVVHLLNYLDAEKKSPEILRLEDSLKQLDLEIEKNSGLENVYTQESALLNANKSVGGANTGVDPDNLKEVADLFRERMIELTIKLIDIHTEAKRLAEKVTKLTKQLEELKSKENVPTSNILITVSAKSRMTINFTLSYYVNGASWTPKYDIRATDIKNPVQLAYKADITQNTGENWKDVKLTLSTGNPSLGGNKPVLSPWYLDFYQNYNQLREINLSNQLQQAPVYVDGIEVRKNVGIPSDDSFDRVIIDQNQLSTDFEIQIPYNIPSDSKQYSVDIRTYELPASFSYFAAPKIDKDAFLIAKITGWENLNLLPGKSNVYFEGSFVGESSINPRSTKDTLDLSLGRDKKIVIMREKQKDLSTSKFVGDKVVKELNYEITVRNGKKEAIDITLEDQVPVSKNDDIKINLIESSSGNVDKESGKISWKMNVQPSAIEKRFLKFSVKYPKDKVVPGL